One genomic region from Microcystis panniformis FACHB-1757 encodes:
- a CDS encoding Maf family protein: MSIPLILASASPARKKLLQMVGIDPIVRVSNFDESTINADDTLHLVQTLAQCKAQTIAPQFDTGLILGCDSVLEVAGEVYGKPKDKLEAINRWQKMRGLVGTLYTGHALIDRVNNQTLTRCGITKVHFANISDETIIAYVDTEEPLKCAGCFALEGKGGLFVERLEGCHSNVIGLSLPLFRQMLTDFGYQITDFW, encoded by the coding sequence ATGTCTATTCCCTTAATTCTTGCTTCCGCTTCTCCTGCGCGTAAAAAACTATTACAAATGGTGGGAATCGATCCGATTGTGCGAGTGAGTAACTTTGATGAATCGACAATTAATGCCGATGATACTCTCCATCTTGTCCAAACTTTAGCCCAATGTAAAGCGCAAACGATCGCCCCCCAATTTGATACAGGATTAATTCTTGGTTGTGATTCCGTCTTAGAAGTAGCGGGGGAAGTCTATGGCAAACCCAAGGATAAATTAGAAGCGATCAATCGTTGGCAAAAAATGCGCGGTCTGGTGGGTACACTCTATACAGGTCATGCTTTAATTGATCGAGTTAATAATCAAACTTTGACTCGTTGTGGGATTACTAAAGTTCACTTTGCCAATATCAGCGATGAAACAATTATTGCCTACGTTGACACCGAAGAACCCCTCAAATGTGCCGGCTGTTTTGCCTTAGAAGGAAAGGGGGGTCTATTCGTGGAAAGATTAGAGGGATGTCACAGTAATGTTATCGGTTTAAGCTTGCCCCTGTTTAGGCAGATGTTAACGGATTTTGGCTACCAAATCACTGACTTTTGGTGA
- the ureG gene encoding urease accessory protein UreG, translating into MSCLRVGIAGPVGSGKTALLDALCKNLRDQYPIAVVTNDIYTQEDAQFLVRSQALAPERILGVETGGCPHTAIREDASINLVAIEQLERKFANLKLIFLESGGDNLAATFSPELVDLTIYVIDVAAGDKIPRKGGPGITKSDLLVINKIDLAPMVGADLGVMDRDAKKMRGDKPFIFTNLKTREGLERVIAFIEKNLY; encoded by the coding sequence ATGTCTTGCTTGCGCGTGGGAATTGCCGGTCCGGTGGGTTCAGGAAAAACAGCCCTGCTCGATGCCTTGTGTAAGAATTTGCGGGATCAATATCCGATCGCCGTAGTCACCAATGACATTTATACTCAAGAAGATGCCCAATTTTTAGTGCGATCGCAAGCTTTAGCTCCAGAAAGAATTTTAGGAGTAGAAACGGGAGGATGTCCCCATACAGCTATTCGCGAGGATGCCTCAATTAACTTAGTTGCCATTGAACAGTTAGAGAGAAAATTTGCTAACTTAAAGCTAATTTTTCTGGAAAGTGGTGGTGACAATTTAGCGGCAACCTTTAGCCCGGAATTAGTAGATTTAACCATCTATGTGATTGACGTGGCAGCCGGGGATAAAATCCCTCGCAAAGGAGGACCTGGTATCACCAAATCGGATTTATTGGTAATCAATAAAATAGATTTAGCCCCGATGGTGGGGGCAGATTTAGGGGTGATGGATAGAGATGCCAAAAAGATGCGCGGGGATAAACCCTTTATCTTCACCAACTTAAAAACACGGGAAGGATTAGAGCGAGTGATTGCCTTTATCGAAAAGAATTTATACTAA
- the psbP gene encoding photosystem II reaction center PsbP, with amino-acid sequence MIKSLLATFLLITTLLFTGCATPIAGLQGYTSGSQGYQFLYPNGWTQVDVKKVAGVDVVFHDLIETSENLSVIINPVPDNKTLTDLGTPSEVGYRLLKNNSLNPNLDKEVELIRSESHQIDGQDYYILEYQVKLVNGQERHNLASVTVNNHKLYSFNLSTSQKRWTQIQELFETIVDSFSVS; translated from the coding sequence ATGATTAAATCTCTTTTGGCGACTTTCCTCCTAATTACCACCCTCCTCTTCACCGGTTGTGCAACTCCCATCGCTGGACTGCAAGGATACACCAGTGGCAGCCAAGGCTATCAATTTTTATATCCTAATGGTTGGACGCAGGTGGATGTGAAAAAAGTTGCAGGAGTAGATGTGGTTTTTCATGACCTGATCGAAACGAGCGAAAATTTAAGCGTTATTATCAATCCCGTCCCCGACAATAAAACTTTAACAGATTTAGGGACCCCCTCGGAAGTTGGCTATCGTCTCCTAAAAAATAACAGTCTTAACCCCAATCTTGATAAGGAAGTAGAATTAATTCGCTCAGAATCCCATCAAATTGACGGCCAAGATTATTATATCCTCGAATATCAAGTTAAATTAGTCAACGGCCAAGAACGTCATAATCTGGCCAGCGTCACGGTTAATAATCATAAACTCTATTCTTTTAATCTTTCCACTTCCCAAAAACGTTGGACGCAAATTCAAGAACTCTTTGAAACTATCGTTGATTCTTTCTCGGTTAGTTAA
- a CDS encoding tetratricopeptide repeat protein gives MKIKKKLTIIIAIATFLLTISPLSAQTTANPVKAVEFYNRGVDRLTAGDYSGAIADFTQALQLEPKDADAYYNRGYAELVLGQYERAIADYTQALTINPNYVNALGNRCYVHYLTKKYEAAVEDCTKAIALNGNFADFFIYRGNAKDDLGRHLEAIEDYTKALSLQGTRGQDRIFYNRALSYNRAGQQEMALRDYNESLKINANFAEAYHNRGLTYYKLGNREKAIADLEEAARLALSQGKQGTAAKSQSAVALIQGQKP, from the coding sequence ATGAAAATTAAGAAAAAATTGACAATTATTATAGCTATAGCGACTTTTTTACTGACTATCTCTCCCCTAAGCGCTCAAACTACCGCTAACCCCGTGAAAGCTGTAGAATTTTATAATCGGGGGGTGGATCGTTTAACCGCAGGGGATTACTCAGGGGCGATCGCCGATTTTACTCAAGCTCTACAATTAGAACCGAAGGATGCCGATGCTTACTATAATCGCGGCTATGCGGAATTAGTTCTCGGCCAGTACGAGCGAGCGATCGCAGATTATACCCAGGCCTTGACAATCAACCCCAATTATGTTAATGCTCTCGGTAATCGTTGTTATGTGCATTATCTGACGAAAAAATACGAGGCAGCGGTGGAAGATTGCACAAAAGCGATCGCTTTAAACGGAAATTTTGCTGATTTCTTTATTTATCGCGGTAATGCTAAGGATGACTTGGGAAGACACCTAGAAGCGATCGAGGATTACACAAAAGCTTTGAGTTTACAGGGAACTAGAGGACAGGATCGCATTTTCTATAATCGCGCCCTGTCCTATAACCGAGCCGGACAGCAGGAAATGGCTTTAAGGGACTATAATGAGAGTCTGAAAATTAATGCTAATTTTGCCGAAGCGTACCACAATCGGGGTTTGACCTATTATAAATTGGGAAACAGGGAAAAAGCGATCGCTGATTTAGAGGAGGCGGCCCGTCTAGCGTTATCTCAGGGTAAACAGGGGACTGCGGCTAAGTCTCAGTCAGCAGTGGCATTAATTCAGGGTCAAAAGCCTTAA
- a CDS encoding WecB/TagA/CpsF family glycosyltransferase, translated as MLETPPKYSVLGLPVHLLDNYSRWLIDRLYQGFGSHVVTLNAEMAMLGENDAKVAQVIREADLVIPDGAGIVIYLKLRGKKQTRCPGIELSESLITELGMQGESFPIAFFGGKPGITEQAASNWQKKIPNIRILTNHGYLSSQEMSDWIEVLKDQQPRLILVGLGVPRQEYWIREHRHLCPQAIWVGVGGSFDIWSGTKIRAPRFFCDNNLEWLYRLYQEPWRWKRMLALPKFFWRSLFYS; from the coding sequence ATGTTAGAAACTCCCCCTAAATATTCTGTTCTTGGTTTACCGGTTCATCTCCTCGATAACTACAGTCGTTGGTTAATCGATCGCCTCTATCAAGGTTTTGGTTCCCACGTTGTCACTCTTAATGCAGAAATGGCAATGTTAGGGGAAAATGATGCTAAAGTTGCCCAAGTTATTCGAGAAGCAGATTTAGTTATTCCCGACGGTGCTGGGATTGTTATTTACTTAAAATTAAGGGGTAAAAAACAAACCCGCTGCCCCGGTATTGAATTATCAGAATCCTTAATTACTGAGTTAGGAATGCAGGGAGAAAGTTTTCCTATTGCTTTTTTTGGTGGTAAACCGGGGATTACTGAACAAGCGGCAAGTAATTGGCAAAAAAAGATACCTAATATCCGTATTCTGACTAACCACGGTTATCTATCCTCCCAGGAAATGTCCGATTGGATTGAGGTATTAAAAGATCAACAACCTCGGTTAATTTTAGTTGGTTTAGGAGTACCCCGACAAGAATATTGGATTAGGGAACATCGCCATCTCTGTCCCCAAGCTATCTGGGTAGGTGTGGGGGGTAGTTTTGATATCTGGTCCGGGACAAAAATCCGCGCCCCTCGCTTTTTCTGTGACAATAATTTAGAGTGGTTGTATCGACTCTATCAGGAACCTTGGCGCTGGAAAAGAATGTTAGCTTTACCTAAATTTTTCTGGCGCTCTCTTTTTTATTCCTAG
- a CDS encoding ABC transporter substrate-binding protein, with the protein MSKKNETVTLLLALVITLIFFGAGGWWLYNRFQGKNNPTNLSEIEKISPEQKSVSAQAKFSQGEKLLIVDGASSDKQAAIQALGKGDFQQAVYLLEKSLRANQNDPEALIYLNNARIGEAKSYTIAVSVPIGSDVNTALEVLRGVAQSQNQINQAGGINGIPLKVLIADDADSPEIAAQIAQKLAADNSILGVVGHTSSDTSLAAAAIYQKAGLVMISPISTSTKLSNFGDYIFRSVPSDFAAARALAESSLQKIPNVKAVVFFNSQSNYSQSLKSEFITALGLGGGQVVSEFDLSSLTFTPSKSLQQAQQEGANLIALLGDSGTLDKALQVVQINGQKLPIVAGDDVYSPKTLDVGGKNALDMVVAIAWHLGANPNSPFVNKSRQLWQGDVNWRTATAYDATQALIAGIMIAGIKAESSREGVQQALRSSDFSVPGATNPVRFLPSGDRNQSVQLVVVKPGSRSSFGVDFVPISR; encoded by the coding sequence ATGAGCAAGAAAAATGAGACCGTTACCCTGCTTTTAGCCTTGGTGATTACCCTAATATTTTTTGGGGCAGGTGGTTGGTGGTTATACAATCGTTTTCAAGGAAAAAATAACCCAACCAATCTTTCTGAAATCGAGAAAATATCACCAGAGCAAAAATCGGTATCGGCACAGGCAAAATTTAGTCAAGGGGAAAAATTATTAATAGTTGACGGGGCTTCTTCGGACAAACAAGCTGCTATACAGGCCCTCGGAAAAGGAGACTTTCAGCAAGCAGTTTACCTCCTAGAAAAATCCCTGCGAGCTAATCAAAATGATCCGGAAGCTCTCATCTACTTAAATAACGCCCGTATTGGTGAAGCTAAGTCCTATACTATCGCCGTTTCCGTGCCAATTGGGAGCGATGTCAACACCGCCCTAGAAGTTTTACGAGGAGTCGCCCAATCTCAAAATCAAATCAATCAAGCTGGGGGAATTAATGGCATTCCTTTAAAAGTTCTCATTGCTGATGATGCTGATAGTCCCGAAATTGCTGCTCAAATTGCCCAAAAATTAGCGGCTGACAACAGCATTTTAGGAGTAGTAGGACACACTAGCAGTGATACCTCTTTAGCGGCGGCTGCTATCTATCAAAAAGCGGGATTAGTAATGATTTCCCCCATCAGTACCTCAACTAAACTCTCCAATTTTGGTGACTATATCTTTCGTTCTGTTCCCAGTGATTTTGCGGCGGCACGGGCATTAGCCGAATCTAGCTTGCAAAAAATTCCTAACGTCAAGGCAGTGGTATTTTTTAACTCCCAAAGTAATTATAGTCAATCCCTAAAATCTGAATTTATCACCGCTTTAGGATTAGGAGGAGGTCAAGTGGTGAGTGAATTTGATCTATCTTCCCTCACTTTTACCCCTTCTAAAAGCCTCCAACAAGCTCAACAAGAGGGAGCAAATCTAATCGCCCTTCTTGGGGATAGTGGAACCCTAGATAAGGCTTTGCAGGTGGTTCAAATCAATGGTCAAAAATTGCCGATTGTGGCGGGTGATGACGTTTATAGCCCCAAAACTCTGGATGTAGGCGGAAAAAATGCCCTGGACATGGTTGTCGCTATCGCTTGGCATTTGGGGGCTAATCCGAACAGTCCTTTTGTGAATAAATCCCGCCAATTGTGGCAAGGAGACGTAAATTGGCGCACTGCCACCGCCTATGACGCTACCCAGGCTTTAATCGCTGGAATTATGATCGCTGGCATTAAGGCAGAATCTAGCCGAGAGGGAGTTCAACAGGCGTTAAGAAGCAGTGATTTTTCTGTACCCGGGGCGACTAATCCCGTGCGATTTTTACCCTCTGGCGATCGCAATCAATCCGTGCAATTAGTGGTAGTTAAACCCGGTTCTCGTTCTAGTTTTGGGGTAGATTTTGTGCCAATTTCTCGATAA
- the psb34 gene encoding photosystem II assembly protein Psb34, protein MPYTNEEGGRLNNFAAEPKVYQADPPTKSQQRNYLFWGVAAITLVGGLLAVAFYASQAG, encoded by the coding sequence ATGCCTTATACAAATGAAGAAGGTGGACGCTTAAATAATTTCGCCGCCGAACCGAAAGTTTATCAAGCGGATCCCCCCACTAAATCGCAACAACGTAATTATCTTTTCTGGGGTGTTGCTGCGATCACACTTGTCGGTGGACTGTTAGCCGTCGCTTTTTACGCATCTCAAGCTGGCTAA
- a CDS encoding B12-binding domain-containing radical SAM protein, translating into MTILQDEKLLFTPAIPHSDAIRTIFAFPNQYSVGITSLGYQIVWATLALRSDIQVSRLFTDFQESLPRYPELVGFSFSWELDYVNILSLLESLEIPYHSHQRQDQQAIIFGGGPVLTANPEPFAAFFDVILLGDGENLIADFINAYQEVRNADRPTKLRHLAQVPGVYVPSLYTVNYDSPEGEITAILPIDNNVPAFVSKQTYRSNTLSASTVVTKQAAWENIYMVEVVRSCPEMCRFCLASYLTLPFRTASLESLIPAIEKGLKVTDRLGLLGASVSQHPEFETLLDYLFQPKFEGVRLSIASVRTNTVTEKLARILSLRDSKSITIAVESGSDRLREIINKKLANDEIIQAAINAKAGGLKGIKLYGMVGIPGEETEDIAATVEMLIALKKAASGLRISFGCSTFVPKSHTPFQWFGVNKMAEKRLKYLEKQLGKQGIEFRPESYNWSVIQALLSRGDRRLTSLLELTRGYGDSLGSYKRAFKELKGQIPPLDYYVYQQWRLEQVLPWSHLHGPLSSNVLVKHLEDSQTKR; encoded by the coding sequence ATGACCATCTTACAAGACGAAAAACTCCTCTTTACTCCCGCAATACCCCACAGTGATGCCATTAGAACTATTTTTGCCTTTCCTAATCAGTATTCCGTGGGTATAACCAGTTTAGGTTATCAAATTGTTTGGGCAACTTTAGCCCTGCGATCGGATATACAAGTTAGTCGTTTATTTACGGATTTTCAAGAATCTTTACCCCGTTATCCCGAATTAGTCGGCTTTTCCTTTTCTTGGGAATTAGACTATGTTAATATCCTCTCGCTGTTAGAATCTTTAGAAATTCCTTATCACAGTCATCAACGGCAAGATCAGCAGGCGATAATTTTTGGAGGTGGACCAGTTTTAACCGCTAATCCCGAACCTTTTGCCGCTTTTTTTGATGTAATTTTATTGGGAGATGGTGAAAATTTAATTGCTGATTTTATTAATGCCTATCAAGAGGTTAGAAACGCTGATCGCCCGACAAAACTGCGTCATTTAGCCCAGGTTCCGGGGGTGTATGTTCCTAGTTTATACACCGTTAATTATGATAGTCCCGAAGGTGAAATTACAGCAATTCTACCCATAGATAATAATGTTCCCGCCTTTGTTAGTAAACAAACCTATCGCAGTAATACCCTTTCTGCTTCTACGGTGGTAACAAAACAAGCGGCATGGGAGAATATTTATATGGTAGAGGTGGTGCGAAGTTGTCCAGAAATGTGCCGTTTTTGTTTAGCTAGTTATCTAACTTTACCCTTTCGTACCGCTAGTTTAGAATCTTTAATCCCTGCCATTGAAAAAGGTTTAAAAGTGACCGATCGCCTGGGTTTATTAGGTGCTTCTGTCAGTCAACATCCCGAATTTGAAACCTTACTTGATTATCTTTTTCAACCAAAATTTGAAGGAGTTAGACTCTCGATCGCCTCAGTTAGAACTAATACTGTCACGGAAAAATTAGCCAGAATTTTATCCCTAAGAGACAGCAAATCAATTACTATTGCCGTAGAAAGTGGTTCCGATCGCTTGCGGGAAATTATCAACAAAAAGTTAGCCAATGATGAAATTATCCAAGCTGCTATTAATGCTAAAGCGGGCGGTTTAAAAGGGATAAAACTCTATGGTATGGTGGGAATACCGGGAGAAGAAACCGAAGATATAGCGGCGACTGTGGAAATGTTAATAGCATTAAAAAAAGCCGCCTCTGGACTGCGAATTTCTTTCGGTTGCAGCACCTTTGTGCCTAAATCCCATACTCCTTTTCAGTGGTTTGGAGTTAATAAAATGGCCGAAAAAAGATTAAAATATCTAGAGAAACAATTAGGTAAACAGGGCATAGAATTTCGCCCAGAAAGTTATAATTGGTCGGTGATTCAAGCCCTATTATCTAGAGGCGATCGCCGCTTAACTTCCCTATTAGAATTAACCCGTGGCTACGGTGATTCTTTAGGCAGTTATAAACGGGCTTTTAAGGAACTAAAAGGACAAATTCCCCCTCTAGATTATTACGTTTATCAACAATGGCGTTTAGAACAGGTTTTACCCTGGAGTCATTTACACGGTCCTTTATCCTCAAATGTTTTGGTAAAACATTTAGAAGATTCCCAAACAAAAAGGTAA